In Centropristis striata isolate RG_2023a ecotype Rhode Island chromosome 5, C.striata_1.0, whole genome shotgun sequence, a single genomic region encodes these proteins:
- the cdk20 gene encoding cyclin-dependent kinase 20 codes for MEQYSILGRIGEGAHGIVFKAKHIETGETVALKKVALRRLEDGIPNQALREIRALQETEDNQHVVQLKDVFPHGTGFVLVFDFMLSDLSEVIRNSQRPLTPAQVKGYMMMLLKGVAFLHHNDIMHRDLKPANLLISSSGHLKIADFGLARLFSEQRDRLYSHQVATRWYRAPELLYGARKYDEGVDLWAVGCIFGELLNSSPLFPGENDIEQLCCVLRVLGTPNQDTWPEIVELPDYNKITFKENPAIPLEEIVPDSSPQAVHLLNQFLVYPSRQRCSARQALLHPFFFCAPLPAHHSELPIPQRGGRPPRQRLQAPPPDFSVDAPLKNSVVDPALLQGHAPSDRLRTYC; via the exons ATGGAGCAGTACAGCATCCTGGGTCGGATCGGAGAGGGAGCTCACGGCATCGTGTTCAAGGCCAAACACATCGAG ACAGGAGAGACGGTCGCTCTGAAGAAAGTGGCTCTGAGGCGTCTGGAGGACGGGATCCCCAATCAGGCTCTGAGGGAGATCAGGGCGCTGCAGGAGACCGAGGACAACCAGCAC GTGGTGCAGCTGAAGGATGTGTTTCCTCACGGGACCGGCTTCGTGTTGGTGTTTGACTTCATGCTGTCCGACCTCTCTGAGGTCATCAGGAACTCTCAGCGACCTTTGACCCCGGCTCAGGtcaaaggttacatgatgatgctGCTGAAGGGCGTGGCCTTCCTGCATCACAACGACATCATGCACCGC gacctGAAGCCAGCCAACCTCCTCATCAGCTCCTCTGGTCACCTGAAGATCGCAGACTTTGGTTTGGCTCGATTGTTCagtgagcagagagacagactgtaCAGCCACCAGGTGGCcaccag gtggtaCCGAGCTCCTGAGCTGCTTTACGGAGCGAGAAAGTACGATGAGGGAGTCGACCTGTG ggcgGTGGGCTGTATCTTCGGGGAGCTGTTGAACTCGTCTCCTCTGTTTCCAGGAGAAAACGACATTGAGCAGCTCTGCTGCGTCCTCAGAGTGCTGGGGACCCCGAACCAGGACACCTGGCCC gaaATCGTCGAGCTGCCGGATTACAATAAAATCACCTTTAAAGAGAATCCAGCGATCCCATTGGAGGAGATCGTCCCCGACTCGTCCCCACAGGCCGTCCACCTGCTCAACCAGTTCCTGGTCTACCCGTCCAGACAGCGCTGCTCCGCCCGCCAG GCTCTGCTCCACCCGTTCTTCTTCTGCGCTCCTCTTCCTGCTCACCACTCGGAGCTGCCGATCCCTCAGAGGGGGGGCCGCCCCCCCCGCCAGCGGCTGCAGGCTCCGCCCCCTGACTTCTCTGTGGACGCGCCCCTGAAGAACAGCGTGGTGGACCCCGCGCTGCTGCAGGGCCACGCCCCCTCTGACCGACTACGGACATATTGTTGA
- the uxt gene encoding protein UXT, translated as MSPPADANANADANADANANLDEKVLQYENFISDVLKRDLQKVLEQRDSVYEKISQYLQLKNTIQSLEDSGSKQLKTDVDLGCNFFVQAEVEDSSMVCVAVGYGFFVEMSRCEALRFIDKKTSQLTAFTEQLSKDSAKIKANIRIVLEGLRELQGLSDLT; from the exons ATGAGTCCGCCTGctgatgctaatgctaatgctgatGCTAATGctgatgctaatgctaacttgGACGAGAAGGTACTTCAGTATGAAAACTTCATCAGTGATGTCCTGAAGAGAGATTTACA GAAAGTGTTGGAGCAGAGAGACTCAGTCTATGAGAAAATCTCTCAATACCTGCAGCTGAAAAACACCATCCAGAGTctggag GACTCGGGCTCTAAGCAGCTGAAGACGGACGTTGATCTCGGCTGTAACTTCTTCGTCCAGGCTGAAGT GGAGGACAGCTCCATGGTGTGCGTGGCGGTCGGATACGGTTTCTTCGTGGAGATGAGTCGCTGCGAGGCTCTGAGGTTCATCGATAAGAAGACCAGTCAGCTGACAGC CTTCACAGAGCAGCTCAGCAAAGATTCTGCAAAGATCAAAGCAAACATCCGGATCGTactagag ggtCTGAGGGAGCTGCAGGGACTGTCTGACCTGACgtag